Genomic segment of Rhodocaloribacter litoris:
ACTTCTACTTCTTCGCGCTGCCGTTCGTGCTGGCCGACCCCGGCACGCGGCACGAGGCCCTGGGGCAACGCACGCTCGACGGGAAGGCGTACGACGTGGTGCGGGTGACGTACGCGCCCGGCGTGGGCGACTCGCCCGACGACGAGTATGTGGCCTACTTCGACCCCGAGACGAAGCGCCTCCACCTGGTGCTCTACACCGTGACGTATGGCCGCGAGGTGGAGCCGGACGACCCGCCCCGCTACGGCGCCCTGGTGTACGACGGCTGGCAGGAGGTGGCAGGGCTGGTGGTGCCGCAGCACGCCACGTATTACCGCTGGGAGGGCGACCGCCTCGGCGAGCCCCGCGCCGAGGTCGCCTTCCACAACGTCCGCTTCGAAGCGCCGGCCCCGCCGCCCGAGCGCTTCGCCCGCCCCGAGGGGGCCGTCGTCGACGCCTCGCCGGAAGGCTGACCCGGCCCTGACCGCTTTCGCCCGTCCTTCTCCATCCCGACCCCCGATCCCATGCGCCACCTTCTTCTGATCCTCTGGCTCGGCCTCGTCGCCGGCGGAGCCATGGCCCAGCCGCAACGACTCGGGCACGTCGACTTCCCCAACAGCGGGGCACCCGAGGCGCAGGAGGCGTTCCTGCGCGGCGTGCTGCTGCTGCACAGCTTCGAGTACGACGATGCCGCCGAGGCTTTCCGCGAGGCCCAGCGCCTCGACCCGGACTTCGCCCTGGCCTACTGGGGCGAGGCGATGACGTACAACCACCCGCTGTGGGCGCAGCAGGACGCCGCCGCCGCGCGTGCCGTGCTGGCCCGGCTCGGCCCCACGCCCGAGGCCCGTGCCGCGAAGGCCCCCACGGCGCGGGAGCAAGCCTACCTGGCCGCCGTCGAGGTCCTCTACGGCGAGGGCGACAAGCGGGCGCGCGACCACGCCTACGCCGAGGCCATGCGCCGCCTCCACGAGGCGTATCCGGACGACCTCGAAGCCGCCGCCTTCTACGCCCTGGCGATCCTGGGCACCAGCCACGACGGCCGTGACTTCCGCACCTACATGCGGGCCGCCGCCGTGGCCGACCGCGTCTTCGAGGCCAACCCCCGCCATCCCGGCGCGGCCCACTACCTGATCCACGCCTTCGACGACCCCATCCACGCGCCGCTGGGGTTGCCGGCGGCCCGGGCCTACGCGCAGATCGCCCCCGACGCCGCGCACGCGCTCCACATGCCCTCCCACATCTTCGTCGCCCTGGGCCTGTGGGACGACGCCGTGGCGATGAACGAGGCGTCGTGGAAGGCCGCCTACGAACGGGTGGAGCGCAAGGGGCTGCCCATCGACGACCGGAACTACCACGCCCTCTGGTGGCTCCACTACGGGTTGCTGCAGCAGGGGCGCTATGCCGAGGCGCGGCGTATCCTCGGCGTGATGGAGGCCGACGCCGCCGCCAGCGGCTCCCGCCGCACCCGCTACCACCTGGCCCGGATGCGCGCCGCCCACCTCGTCGAGACGCGCCGGTGGGACGACGACGCGACCACCCTCTCCGTGGACCTCACCGGCCTCGACCCCGCCAGCATCGCCGCGCACCACCTGGCCTCCGGCATGCGGGCCGTCGCCACGGGCGACCTGGCCGCCGCCCGCGCCGCGCGCGAGGCCCTCCGGGCGGTGGTGGACGGCAACGTGACCGCCCGGGCGATGGAGCAGGCCGCCGTCATGGAAATGGAGCTGGAGGCGCTGATCCGGCATGCCGAAGGGCAGGTGGAAGAAGCCCTCACGCTGCTGGCCGAGGCCGCCGCCCGGGAGGAAGCCCTGCCCTACGAATACGGCCCGCCGGACATCGTCAAGCCGGCGCACGAGCTCTACGGCGAGCTGCTGCTGGCGGCGGGGCGGCCGGCCGAGGCCCGCGCCCGGTTCGAGGCCGCGCTGGCACGGGCSCYCCARAATGTGTATAAGAGACAGSSSYYRRSSYGYSCMGSCGCGGYCGCCGGCGACCCCACCACCGCCCGGCAGGCCCGGGCCGACCTGGACGCCGTCTGGCACCGCGCCGATCCCGGCGTCCGCAGCGAGCTGGCGCTCCTCTCCGCCACCGCCCATTGAAAGCGCTCCTACGGCGCATGCCGCAGGACGCGACCGGGACGAACGCCCGTGAGCTTGCCGTCGTAGAGGACGGCCCGCCCGTTCACCAGCACATGCACCACCCCTTCGGCATAGCGGTGCGGGTCGGTGAACGTGGCGCGGTCGGCGACGGCGGCGGGGTCGAGCACGGCGATGTCCGCAAAGGCCCCTTCCCGGAGGACGCCCCGGTCCGTGAGGCCGAGCCGCCAGGCCGGCAGGCTCGTCATCTTGCGGATCGCCTCCTCGAACGTCAGCACGCCGAGCTCGCGCACGTAGCGGGCCAGCACCCGGGCGAAGGCGCCGTAATTGCGCGGGTGCGGCACGCCCACGCCCGGCGCGGGGATGCCGCCGTCGGAGGAAACCATCGTGTAGGGGTGGCGCAGGATGCGCTGCACGTCCTCCTCGCTCATCGAGTGAAAGACGCCGGTGCAGCCTCCCCGCTCCTGGATCGACATCGCCAGATCGGCCGCGTTCTCGAGCGTGACGGGCAGGCCCCGTTCCGCGAGCACGTCCGCCAGGCTCTTGCCGTTGAGGGTCGTATCGCCGGGGCAGTTCGCCAGCACCACGGTCGCCGGGTCGCCGCCCCGTTCCTCGGCCAGGTGCCGCGCAATGTCGTCGCGGATGCGGGCGCGGGCTTCGGACCCGGCCAGGCGGGCCAGCAGCGCCTCGGTGCCCCCGGCTTTGCTCCAGGCGGGAAAAAGGATCGTCAGGCCGGTGCTGGAGGCGGTGTACGGATAGACGTCACTCGAGACGTCCACGCCGCGGGCGCGGGCTTCGTCCAGGAGGCGAAGGGATTCGGCGCTCCGCCCCCACCGTGCCGGTCCCACGACCTTGTGGTGCGTCACCTGCGCCGGCAGGCCGGCCTCCTCACCGATGCGGATCACCTCGGCGACGCTCTCGAGCAGGCCGCCCCCCTCGTCCCGGATGTGGCTGATGTAGAGGCCGCCGTGCCGGGCCGCCACCCGCGCCAGCGCAACCAGCTCTTCGGTCGGGGCGAAGGCGCCGGGCGTGTATTCGAGGCCGGACGAGAGCCCGAAGGCCCCGTCCTCCATGGCACGGGCGACCAGCGTCTCCATGCGGGCCAGCTCTTCGGCCGAGGGCGCCCGGTCCGCCTCGCCCATGACGGCGGCCCGGACGGTGCCGTGCCCCACGAACGCGCCGAAGTTGACGGCGGCCGGCGCGGCGGCGAGCCGGTCCAGGTACGGCCCGAGGGGATAGGGCGAGGCCCCGTCCTGCCCCCCGATGACGGTGGTCACCCCCTGCCGGAGGTAGTTCTCCGCGAGCGGGCGGGCAAAGATGGGGCTGGTTTCCGGTGCCGGCCCGTCGGCGTGGCTGTGGATGTCGATGAAGCCGGGGACGACGGCCAGGCCGCGGACGTCCAGCCGGAAGGCGGCGTGACGCCCGGCCAGATCCCCGATGGCGGCAATGCGATCCCCCGCCAGCCCCACATCGGCCACGACGGGGGGGTTACCCAGGCCGTCGTAGACCGTGCCGCCTTCGAGGACCAGGGTAAACTCCGGCGGTTGCCGGACCGGCTGGGCCTGCACACCGAGCGCCAGGCCGAGCACCAGCCCGGCCATACCACAAATACGCAACGAAAGAAACATGCTCGTAACAATGGTTCATGATACGGAACCCCGTCCAACCGGCTTCTTTTCGCAAAGTTTTGCCCGGAACATCCTCATTTTGCCATAAATTGTGCCCGGTACAAGGTACGTCGTAGACCTCGATTCATCCAATCGTTCGGCACGCGGTATGCGGGTTGGGATCATCGGATCGGGCACACGGGCGGAGATCCGCGCCGGCGTGGTGCGCAGCATGCCCGGCCTGGTCCTCACCGGATCGTTCACCCTGCATCCCGAAGATCCCGACCTGCCGGGGCTCGACGCCTTCCTCCACGAAACCGAGGTGGTTTTCATCACCGGTCCGGCAGCCGTACACGCCCACGTGGCGGCGGCAGCGGCCCGGCAGGGCGTGCATTTCTTCACCGAATGGCCGCCGGCCGCCTCGCTGCGTGAGGCCGAGGCCATGCTGCGGCTGGCGGAAGAGGCCGGGGTCGAGACCGGTGTGAGCCGCCCGTTCCGTTTCCACCCGGCGCTGGCAGCCCGGCCGGCGGCCTGGCGGGCGGCGCTCATCGTGCTGTCGATCCGAACCGGCCCGGAAGAGACCGCCCTGCCGTTTCTGGCCGACGCGGTCGACCTGTGCTGCACCCTGGCCCGCAGCAGCACCGCCCAGCGCGTCGACGCCGAGGCCGTCCGGAGCGAGGCGGCCCGCCTCGACGCCGTGGCCTTCACCCTGCGGTTTCACAACGGCGCCCTGGCCCAGGCCCACGTGCGCCGGGCGGAGCCTCCCCACGGTCTCCACCTCTACGCCGCCGGCAACGGCCCTCCCCTCGACGCCCTCCTGGCGGCCGGCGAGGACGACGCCGGGACGCCGGCGCTGCTCGAAGCGGAAACCCGGGCGTTCCTGGCAGCCCTGCACGAACGCACCACACCGCCGGTGAGCCTGCTCGACGGCCTCCACACGCTCCGGCTCATCGAACGTGTGATGCAACGGCTGCGATAGCCCACCCCCGGGAATCGGGGCCGGATGAACGTCCTGTGCGCCTCGTGCGTTATCTTCCCCGCCGGCAATCCGGACGACGCAACCGAAACGAGCAACCGACGCGGAGCGACAGCGAATCAGACGCCATGAACCTTTCCCGAAGGCTCAAGAAATACCCTTACGAACCGCTGCTCCGGCAGGTCGGTGAGGTGGCACAGCGCCAGGGCGTGGCGGTCTACGCCGTCGGCGGGGTGGTGCGGGACGTGATGCTGGGGCGCCCGACGACCGACATCGACTTCGTCACCGTCGGCCCCGGCACCGGCATCCGGCTGGCCGAGGCCGTCGCCGCGGCCCTGGGCGGGCAGACGGCCCACGTCTACCCCAGCTTCGGCACGGCCGCCCTCCGCCTCGCCGGCTTCCTGCCCGGCGACCAGGCGCTCGTGCTCGAGTTCGTCGCCGCCCGCCGCGAAAGCTACCGCGCCGACTCCCGCAAACCCCTCGTCGAGGACGGCACGCTCGAAGACGACCTGCGCCGGCGCGACTTCACGGTCAACGCCCTGGCGATCCACCTGGCACCGGACCGCTTCGGCGAGCTCATCGACCTGGACGGATCCGGCGTGCGCGACCTCGAGCGGCGCATCCTCCGCACCCCGCTCGACCCGCTCCAGACCTTCGAAGACGACCCCCTCCGGATGATCCGGGCCGCTCGCTTCGCCGCCCAGCTCGGCTTCACCATCCACCCGGAAACCTTCGCGGCCATGCAGCGCAAGGCCCACCGCGTCCGCATCCTCAGCCAGGAGCGCATCACCGACGAGCTGCAGAAGATCATGACCTCGCCCCGCCCCTCGACCGGCTGGCGCCTCCTCTTCGAGGCGGGCCTGCTCGAACCCCTCTTCCCCGAGCTGGCCGCCCTCAAAGGCGTCGAAACCATCGAGGGCTACCGGCACAAGGACAACTTCGACCATACGCTCCAGGTGCTCGACAACCTCATCCGACTCACCCGCGGCCGCTCCGGCGAAGCGACGCTCTGGCTCCGCTGGGCCACCCTCCTGCACGACATCGGCAAGCCGAAGACGAAACGCTTCAAAGAGGGCATCGGATGGACCTTCCACGGGCACGAGGACGTGGGCGCCCGTATGATCCCGAAGATCTTCCGCCGCCTGCGCCTGCCCTCCGACGAACGGATGCGCTACGTGCAGAAGCTCGTCCGCCTGCACCACCGCCCCGTGGCCCTGGTCGATGAAAACGTCACCGACTCGGCCGTGCGCCGCCTCCTCTTCGACGCCGGCGACGACATCGACGACCTGATGACGCTCGTCCGCGCCGACATCACGTCGAAGAACCCGCGCCGCGTGCGCCGTTACCTGCGGGCCTTCGACGAGGTGGAAAAGAAGATGGCCGAGGTGGAGGAAAAGGACCGGCTCCGCAACTTCCAGCCGCCCGTGGACGGGCACGAGATCATGCAGACGCTCGGCCTGAAGCCCGGCCCGGTCGTCGGCCGGCTCAAGGAGGCCGTCCGCGAGGCCATCCTCGAAGGCGTCATCCCGAACGAGCACGACGCCGCCTTCGACTACCTCATGCGGATCAAGGATGAGATCCTGGCCGATGCCTGAGAGCCGGCACCGAAGCCCGCCGTCCGGTATTTTCCACCCGTATCTCAACCCGCCGGTGTACATGCCATGACCCCCCTGCGGATACGAGCCGTGCCGGCCGTATGGCTGCTGGCCCTGACCGTCTTCCCCGCCCGTGTGGCGGCCCAGGAAGCCGTCCCCGTCATCCTGCCGCTGCGGGAACAGGCAGCCGTGGTGGACCACTGGCTCGAGCGGCGGCTCGATACGGTGGTGCCGGCACTGATGCGCCGCGAGGGCGTGGACATGTGGATCCTCATCGCCCGCGAGTACAACGAGGACCCGGTCCTGCGCACGATGCTGCCGGCCACCTGGCTCTCGGCCCGGCGGCGCACCATCCTGGTGTTCTTCGACCGGGGGCCGGCGGCGGGCGTCGAGCGGCTGGCCGTGGCCCGCTACGACGTCGGGCGGCTCTTCACGGGGGCGTGGGACCCGGCGGCCGAGCCCGACCAGTGGCGGCGCCTGGCGGCCCTCATCGCCGAGCGCGACCCTGCCACCATCGCCCTGAACCGCTCCGCGACCTTCGCCCTGGCCGACGGCCTCACGGCCACCGAGTACGAGGCGTTCCGCGAAGCCCTGCCCGCCCGCTTCCACGACCGCCTCGTCAGCGGCGAGCGGCTGGCCGTCGGGTGGCTGGAGACGCGCATCCCCGAGGAGATGGCCGTCTACCCGATGATCGTTCGCCTGGCCCACGCGATCATCGCCGAGGGCCTCTCCGAGCGGGCCATCCAGCCGGGCGTAACGACGACCGAGGACCTGGCATGGTGGTTCCGCGAGCGCGTCCGGTCGCTGGGGCTGACGGCCTGGTTCCACCCGTCGGTGGACGTGCAGCGGCCCGAGGGCGACGCCCGCGACGGCGACTTCTCCGCCCGCCCCGGCGTCACCGTCATCCGCCCCGGCGACCTGGTCCACGTCGACTTCGGCCTCACGTACCTGCGGCTGAACACGGACACGCAGCAGCACGCCTACGTCCTGCGCCCCGGCGAGACGGACGCGCCCGAAGGCCTGCGCCGGGCCCTCGCCGTGGGCAACCGCCTCCAGGATATCCTCACCGAGCAGTTCGTGGCCGGGCGGACGGGCAACGCGATCCTCCGGGCGGCGCTGGAGCGGGCCCGCGCCGAGGGCATCGAGGCCACCATCTACACGCACCCCATCGGCTACCACGGCCACGGCGCCGGCCCCACCATCGGGCTGTGGGACCGGCAGGAGGGCGTCCCCGGCCGGGGCGACTACCCGCTCTTCCCGCACACGGCCCACTCCATCGAGCTCAACGCCGCCGTCCCCGTGCCCGAGTGGGGCGGGCAGCAGGTGCGCATCATGCT
This window contains:
- a CDS encoding M24 family metallopeptidase produces the protein MTPLRIRAVPAVWLLALTVFPARVAAQEAVPVILPLREQAAVVDHWLERRLDTVVPALMRREGVDMWILIAREYNEDPVLRTMLPATWLSARRRTILVFFDRGPAAGVERLAVARYDVGRLFTGAWDPAAEPDQWRRLAALIAERDPATIALNRSATFALADGLTATEYEAFREALPARFHDRLVSGERLAVGWLETRIPEEMAVYPMIVRLAHAIIAEGLSERAIQPGVTTTEDLAWWFRERVRSLGLTAWFHPSVDVQRPEGDARDGDFSARPGVTVIRPGDLVHVDFGLTYLRLNTDTQQHAYVLRPGETDAPEGLRRALAVGNRLQDILTEQFVAGRTGNAILRAALERARAEGIEATIYTHPIGYHGHGAGPTIGLWDRQEGVPGRGDYPLFPHTAHSIELNAAVPVPEWGGQQVRIMLEEDAYFDGTTTRYLDGRQTRLWLIPRPGANE
- a CDS encoding DUF6503 family protein — its product is MMRFVLLLTLVLAACEPRPEAPPPDAAPEAAVPAVLAPYLEAHGGLDAWRGYGTLEYDLQRGDWTDHQLIDLHSRRVLITSEAYTIGFDGQDVWITPDREALNYGAPPRFYSGTYFYFFALPFVLADPGTRHEALGQRTLDGKAYDVVRVTYAPGVGDSPDDEYVAYFDPETKRLHLVLYTVTYGREVEPDDPPRYGALVYDGWQEVAGLVVPQHATYYRWEGDRLGEPRAEVAFHNVRFEAPAPPPERFARPEGAVVDASPEG
- a CDS encoding CCA tRNA nucleotidyltransferase produces the protein MNLSRRLKKYPYEPLLRQVGEVAQRQGVAVYAVGGVVRDVMLGRPTTDIDFVTVGPGTGIRLAEAVAAALGGQTAHVYPSFGTAALRLAGFLPGDQALVLEFVAARRESYRADSRKPLVEDGTLEDDLRRRDFTVNALAIHLAPDRFGELIDLDGSGVRDLERRILRTPLDPLQTFEDDPLRMIRAARFAAQLGFTIHPETFAAMQRKAHRVRILSQERITDELQKIMTSPRPSTGWRLLFEAGLLEPLFPELAALKGVETIEGYRHKDNFDHTLQVLDNLIRLTRGRSGEATLWLRWATLLHDIGKPKTKRFKEGIGWTFHGHEDVGARMIPKIFRRLRLPSDERMRYVQKLVRLHHRPVALVDENVTDSAVRRLLFDAGDDIDDLMTLVRADITSKNPRRVRRYLRAFDEVEKKMAEVEEKDRLRNFQPPVDGHEIMQTLGLKPGPVVGRLKEAVREAILEGVIPNEHDAAFDYLMRIKDEILADA
- a CDS encoding Gfo/Idh/MocA family oxidoreductase, whose product is MRVGIIGSGTRAEIRAGVVRSMPGLVLTGSFTLHPEDPDLPGLDAFLHETEVVFITGPAAVHAHVAAAAARQGVHFFTEWPPAASLREAEAMLRLAEEAGVETGVSRPFRFHPALAARPAAWRAALIVLSIRTGPEETALPFLADAVDLCCTLARSSTAQRVDAEAVRSEAARLDAVAFTLRFHNGALAQAHVRRAEPPHGLHLYAAGNGPPLDALLAAGEDDAGTPALLEAETRAFLAALHERTTPPVSLLDGLHTLRLIERVMQRLR
- a CDS encoding N-acyl-D-amino-acid deacylase family protein, with the protein product MFLSLRICGMAGLVLGLALGVQAQPVRQPPEFTLVLEGGTVYDGLGNPPVVADVGLAGDRIAAIGDLAGRHAAFRLDVRGLAVVPGFIDIHSHADGPAPETSPIFARPLAENYLRQGVTTVIGGQDGASPYPLGPYLDRLAAAPAAVNFGAFVGHGTVRAAVMGEADRAPSAEELARMETLVARAMEDGAFGLSSGLEYTPGAFAPTEELVALARVAARHGGLYISHIRDEGGGLLESVAEVIRIGEEAGLPAQVTHHKVVGPARWGRSAESLRLLDEARARGVDVSSDVYPYTASSTGLTILFPAWSKAGGTEALLARLAGSEARARIRDDIARHLAEERGGDPATVVLANCPGDTTLNGKSLADVLAERGLPVTLENAADLAMSIQERGGCTGVFHSMSEEDVQRILRHPYTMVSSDGGIPAPGVGVPHPRNYGAFARVLARYVRELGVLTFEEAIRKMTSLPAWRLGLTDRGVLREGAFADIAVLDPAAVADRATFTDPHRYAEGVVHVLVNGRAVLYDGKLTGVRPGRVLRHAP